The Fodinibius saliphilus genome has a segment encoding these proteins:
- a CDS encoding cupin domain-containing protein: MKTDKTVDEIVDALELKPHPEGGYYRETYRSKNKVKGAGDEMRSAGTAIYFLLPSKVCTNWHRVSSDELWHFYEGDDLVLEIIDEQGKFKRHKMGNAISEATTFQRLVPASCWQRAYGIGTFSLLGCTVSPAFEFENFEMIAPSELAGQHQDLAQKILFDPFYESKE, from the coding sequence ATGAAAACTGATAAAACGGTAGATGAGATCGTAGATGCATTAGAGCTCAAGCCTCATCCCGAAGGTGGATATTACAGAGAGACCTATCGCAGTAAGAATAAGGTAAAGGGAGCGGGAGATGAAATGCGTAGTGCCGGTACAGCTATCTATTTTCTACTTCCTTCAAAAGTATGTACCAATTGGCACCGGGTTAGTTCGGATGAGTTGTGGCATTTTTATGAAGGAGATGATCTTGTGCTCGAAATAATTGATGAGCAAGGAAAGTTTAAGCGCCACAAGATGGGGAACGCTATTTCTGAGGCTACTACATTCCAGAGGTTAGTGCCGGCTTCATGCTGGCAGCGTGCATATGGTATTGGCACCTTTTCCCTATTGGGCTGTACTGTATCGCCTGCATTTGAATTTGAGAATTTTGAGATGATAGCCCCTAGTGAGTTGGCTGGACAGCACCAGGATCTGGCCCAAAAGATATTATTTGACCCTTTTTATGAGTCAAAAGAGTAG
- the lpdA gene encoding dihydrolipoyl dehydrogenase, producing MAKEFDVCVIGSGPGGYVAAIRASQLGFKTAIIEKRHLGGVCLNIGCIPTKALLRSAEVYESIEHAEDYGVNVEGFSADFGGMVDRSRNVANKMSKGVQFLMKANKIKVFEGKGVFDSKDLLKVVDENDETQEEIKADNFIIATGASPRELPNIPIDGEMVIDSEKAMQLEEQPEKMVVIGAGAIGVEFAYFYNTIGTDVTIVELQDSLVPVEDKDIGKELGKIYKKKGMDVRTGSTVEKVEENGDGVKVTIKTGDDEELVEADVVLSAVGVAGNVEGIGLDDIGVKYDRGAIEVDKETYQTSVEGIYAIGDVAGGPWLAHKASHEGIVCVEKLAGEDPLPIDYNNIPGCTYCEPQIASVGYTEEQAKEEGYDVKVGKFPFSASGKATGLGHEEGFVKVVFDEKYGEWLGCHMIGSHVTELIAEAVVARDLETTGHEIISAVHPHPTMSEAVMEAVAEAYGEGVHLGS from the coding sequence ATGGCAAAAGAATTTGATGTCTGCGTGATTGGATCCGGCCCCGGTGGATATGTGGCTGCGATTCGCGCTTCCCAACTAGGTTTCAAAACTGCAATTATTGAAAAGCGTCATCTCGGCGGTGTCTGCCTGAATATAGGATGTATTCCAACGAAGGCGTTGCTCCGTTCTGCAGAAGTATATGAAAGTATTGAGCATGCCGAGGATTACGGAGTTAATGTAGAAGGCTTTTCTGCAGATTTCGGCGGCATGGTTGACCGCAGCCGTAATGTTGCCAACAAGATGAGCAAAGGCGTTCAGTTTTTGATGAAGGCCAACAAGATCAAGGTTTTTGAAGGAAAAGGAGTCTTCGATTCTAAAGATCTTCTGAAGGTTGTAGATGAAAATGATGAGACTCAAGAAGAGATCAAGGCCGATAATTTTATTATTGCTACGGGTGCTTCTCCGCGCGAGCTACCTAATATCCCAATTGATGGCGAAATGGTTATTGATTCTGAAAAAGCGATGCAGCTTGAAGAGCAGCCGGAAAAGATGGTTGTTATTGGAGCCGGAGCTATCGGAGTCGAATTTGCTTATTTCTATAATACCATTGGAACTGATGTAACTATTGTTGAGCTTCAAGATTCTCTTGTTCCTGTAGAGGATAAAGATATAGGAAAAGAGCTTGGCAAGATCTATAAGAAAAAAGGCATGGATGTGCGCACAGGAAGTACCGTTGAGAAGGTTGAAGAAAATGGTGATGGCGTTAAGGTTACCATCAAAACCGGCGACGATGAAGAGCTTGTTGAAGCCGATGTTGTGCTTTCTGCTGTCGGTGTTGCCGGTAACGTAGAAGGTATCGGGCTCGATGATATCGGCGTAAAATATGATCGCGGAGCAATAGAAGTTGACAAAGAAACTTACCAGACTAGCGTTGAGGGTATTTATGCGATAGGTGATGTTGCCGGTGGTCCTTGGTTGGCACATAAAGCTTCTCACGAAGGTATTGTTTGTGTTGAAAAGTTGGCTGGTGAAGATCCTCTACCTATCGACTATAATAATATCCCAGGCTGTACTTATTGTGAGCCACAGATCGCTTCTGTTGGCTATACCGAAGAGCAGGCCAAAGAAGAAGGATATGATGTTAAAGTTGGGAAGTTCCCATTCTCTGCCAGCGGTAAAGCAACCGGTTTGGGCCATGAAGAAGGTTTTGTAAAGGTTGTCTTTGATGAAAAGTACGGTGAATGGCTCGGATGCCATATGATTGGTTCGCATGTTACTGAACTGATTGCAGAAGCAGTTGTAGCGCGTGATCTGGAAACAACTGGGCACGAAATTATTAGCGCTGTACACCCGCATCCGACAATGTCTGAAGCGGTTATGGAAGCCGTTGCCGAAGCGTATGGAGAAGGCGTTCATTTGGGTAGCTAA
- the lipB gene encoding lipoyl(octanoyl) transferase LipB — translation MNTVEFYDLGHASYQPVWELQTAIQQRLVGEKLKRRKKQKLYKPGEESNDVLLFVEHPHVYTLGKSGNKANMLKGMAELNDIDAEFIEIDRGGDITYHGPGQIVGYPIFDMDRHFTDIHKYLRCLEEIIIRTCAEYDVEAGRIDGLTGVWVGDQKICAMGIRCSRWVTMHGFAFNVNVDLDYFNHIVPCGITDKEVTSLQELLGHSVDEEEVKEHIKKHFQEVFDIEIKAVDSLPELDDQFSYLKPSATKAAPH, via the coding sequence ATGAATACTGTTGAGTTTTACGATCTGGGTCACGCTTCCTATCAACCTGTATGGGAGCTGCAGACTGCTATTCAGCAGCGCTTGGTGGGTGAGAAGCTGAAGCGCCGCAAAAAGCAGAAGTTGTATAAACCCGGTGAAGAAAGTAATGATGTACTGCTTTTTGTAGAACATCCCCATGTATATACGCTGGGCAAGAGCGGGAATAAAGCTAATATGCTGAAAGGTATGGCAGAGCTAAATGATATTGATGCCGAATTTATCGAAATAGATAGAGGGGGCGATATCACCTATCACGGACCCGGTCAAATTGTGGGCTATCCCATTTTTGATATGGATCGCCATTTTACCGATATCCATAAGTATTTACGCTGTCTGGAAGAAATTATTATCCGAACTTGTGCCGAATATGATGTGGAAGCTGGACGTATTGATGGGCTTACCGGTGTTTGGGTCGGAGACCAAAAGATTTGTGCTATGGGGATACGCTGTTCACGTTGGGTTACCATGCACGGTTTCGCATTTAATGTGAATGTTGATCTCGACTATTTTAATCATATTGTGCCCTGTGGTATTACTGATAAGGAAGTGACAAGTTTGCAAGAGCTACTGGGGCACAGCGTTGACGAAGAAGAAGTTAAAGAACATATCAAAAAACATTTCCAGGAGGTCTTCGATATCGAGATCAAAGCCGTAGATTCCCTGCCTGAACTGGACGATCAATTTTCGTATCTTAAGCCATCTGCTACAAAAGCTGCACCCCATTAA